A window of the Oscillospiraceae bacterium NTUH-002-81 genome harbors these coding sequences:
- a CDS encoding pyridoxamine 5'-phosphate oxidase family protein — MERVEKFLKEAEIYYLATVEGDQPRVRPFGTIHRFEGKLYIQTGKVKDVSKQIHANPKVEICAFKDGEWLRVAGELVEDDCREARQSMLDAYPSLQKMYSADDGNTEVFYFKNATATFSAFTHEPEVVIF, encoded by the coding sequence ATGGAACGAGTAGAAAAATTTTTGAAAGAGGCAGAAATTTATTATCTGGCAACTGTAGAAGGGGATCAGCCAAGAGTAAGACCCTTCGGAACTATTCATCGTTTTGAAGGAAAACTGTATATTCAGACCGGAAAGGTGAAGGACGTATCAAAACAGATCCATGCCAATCCAAAGGTGGAAATCTGTGCATTCAAAGACGGTGAGTGGCTTCGCGTGGCGGGGGAACTTGTGGAAGATGATTGCAGAGAAGCGAGACAGTCCATGCTGGATGCATATCCCTCCTTGCAGAAAATGTATTCTGCAGATGATGGCAACACGGAGGTATTCTATTTCAAAAATGCAACCGCAACATTTTCTGCATTTACACATGAACCGGAAGTTGTAATATTTTGA
- a CDS encoding SDR family oxidoreductase: MELNLTGKVAVISGGGTGIGKALALEYLKEGVQVCTFGRRLTVLEKFAQECRAAGYEIYYEQLDITDTKGLESYAARVFEKFGHLDIWVNNAGVDCVKEFSKFTQEDWDRVMKINLEGVFHGTQIAAEYMKKSGGGVILNASSYARLIPHANSVIYAASKSAVSSLTRSTAAALAPYGIRVIAYIPGMIETEINAGIVADYREKFTKDISLKRLGKPEDLAKPLVFLSSECASFITGCDIEITGGKFAVQDCDMAWRFKNGETK; the protein is encoded by the coding sequence ATGGAACTGAATCTTACAGGAAAGGTTGCGGTGATTTCCGGCGGCGGTACGGGGATCGGCAAAGCACTGGCATTGGAATATTTAAAGGAAGGGGTACAGGTGTGTACCTTTGGCCGACGCCTGACGGTCCTGGAAAAATTTGCGCAGGAGTGCCGGGCGGCAGGTTATGAGATTTATTATGAACAGCTGGATATCACAGATACAAAGGGACTGGAAAGTTATGCAGCCAGAGTATTTGAAAAATTTGGTCATCTGGATATCTGGGTAAACAATGCAGGAGTGGACTGTGTAAAGGAATTTTCGAAGTTTACGCAGGAGGACTGGGACAGAGTGATGAAAATCAATCTGGAGGGCGTATTTCATGGCACGCAGATTGCCGCGGAATATATGAAGAAGTCGGGCGGCGGTGTGATCCTGAATGCATCCAGTTATGCCAGACTGATTCCTCATGCAAACAGCGTCATCTATGCGGCGTCAAAATCGGCAGTTTCCAGTCTCACCAGAAGTACGGCAGCGGCGCTGGCGCCTTATGGCATCCGGGTGATCGCGTACATTCCGGGCATGATCGAGACGGAGATCAATGCGGGAATTGTGGCGGATTACCGGGAAAAATTTACAAAAGATATTTCGCTGAAACGCTTGGGAAAGCCGGAGGATCTGGCAAAGCCCCTTGTGTTCCTTTCTTCCGAATGTGCCAGCTTCATCACAGGCTGCGATATTGAGATCACCGGCGGAAAATTTGCCGTGCAGGACTGTGACATGGCGTGGAGATTCAAAAACGGGGAAACGAAGTAG
- a CDS encoding SOS response-associated peptidase family protein yields the protein MCSRYYIDSDMMIEIEKEVPGTNSQILQQHFSADIRPTDTVPVLEMKQSGLQISLCKWGYPLAKGKNLVINARVESVLDKPSFRNGILHHRVLIPASGFYEWNRMKEKSSFTKPDASILYMAGFYDWFENERRFVILTTAANGSMIKVHDRMPLILEKGLLMDWFDDRKMEMILHQMPSMLERHTDYEQQSLFS from the coding sequence ATGTGTAGCAGATATTATATTGATTCAGACATGATGATTGAAATCGAAAAAGAAGTACCAGGTACGAATTCGCAGATTTTACAGCAGCATTTTTCAGCCGATATCCGGCCGACAGATACTGTGCCTGTTCTGGAAATGAAGCAATCCGGTTTGCAGATCAGTCTCTGCAAGTGGGGATATCCTCTGGCAAAGGGCAAGAATCTGGTGATCAATGCACGGGTGGAGTCTGTGCTGGACAAGCCATCTTTTCGGAATGGAATTTTGCATCACAGGGTATTGATTCCGGCGAGTGGATTTTATGAATGGAATCGTATGAAGGAGAAAAGTTCTTTCACAAAGCCTGATGCATCGATATTGTATATGGCGGGATTTTACGACTGGTTTGAAAATGAAAGAAGATTCGTGATCCTGACGACAGCAGCCAACGGATCCATGATAAAAGTACATGACCGGATGCCGTTGATTCTGGAAAAAGGGCTGCTGATGGACTGGTTTGATGATCGTAAAATGGAGATGATTTTGCATCAGATGCCGAGTATGTTAGAGCGTCATACGGATTATGAACAGCAGAGCTTATTTTCATAA
- a CDS encoding nucleotide pyrophosphohydrolase, which translates to MKQKTIDRIRKFTEDRDWDQFHSPANLAKSIVIEAAELLECFQWSDTEYDLQHVKEELADVMVYSQNLLDKLGLDADEIVNMKMSQNEAKYPVEKAKGNAAKYDQL; encoded by the coding sequence TTGAAACAGAAAACGATAGACAGAATCAGAAAATTTACCGAAGACCGTGACTGGGATCAGTTTCATTCTCCTGCCAATCTGGCAAAGTCGATTGTCATTGAAGCAGCAGAACTGCTGGAATGTTTTCAGTGGTCGGATACGGAATATGACTTGCAGCATGTGAAAGAAGAGCTGGCAGATGTCATGGTGTACAGTCAAAATCTGTTGGACAAGCTGGGATTGGATGCAGATGAGATCGTGAATATGAAAATGTCTCAGAATGAAGCAAAATATCCGGTAGAAAAAGCAAAGGGAAACGCAGCAAAATACGATCAGCTGTAG
- a CDS encoding peptide deformylase, with protein sequence MVKKIIHDPVFLSKKSVDATEADKQVVTDLLDTLKTNLDRCVGMAANMIGIHKNIIVVAVGPFQFVMINPVITGKSGEYQTEEGCFSLEGVRPCTRYKEIEVDYLDQNFRKQHGKYAGWTAQIIQHEVDHCRGIVI encoded by the coding sequence ATGGTAAAGAAAATCATACATGATCCTGTATTCCTCTCCAAGAAATCTGTGGACGCAACAGAGGCAGATAAACAGGTGGTAACGGATCTTCTGGACACGCTGAAAACGAATCTGGATCGGTGTGTCGGTATGGCAGCCAACATGATCGGCATCCATAAAAACATCATTGTGGTGGCAGTGGGGCCATTTCAATTTGTTATGATCAATCCGGTGATCACAGGAAAATCAGGAGAGTACCAGACAGAAGAGGGCTGCTTTTCTCTGGAAGGTGTCAGACCGTGTACGAGATATAAAGAAATTGAAGTAGACTATCTGGATCAGAATTTCAGAAAACAGCATGGAAAATATGCCGGATGGACAGCGCAGATCATCCAGCATGAGGTGGATCATTGCAGAGGGATAGTAATTTGA
- a CDS encoding DUF4186 domain-containing protein gives MTKEEWYEQLFTHLEASKFRSSFHLKEKDIAYIQEKGLDVIREHARDFIAKREAPAYIPNDGKQTPMRGHPVFIAQHATATCCRECIRKWHKLQPGRELSAIQQEYLVDVIMTWIEKELEDNINNINGSEDDIHGKENHT, from the coding sequence ATGACAAAAGAAGAGTGGTATGAACAGCTTTTCACGCATCTGGAAGCATCCAAATTCAGGAGCAGCTTTCACCTGAAAGAAAAGGACATTGCCTATATACAGGAAAAGGGACTGGATGTTATCCGGGAACATGCCCGGGATTTTATTGCAAAACGGGAAGCACCGGCATATATTCCCAACGACGGAAAGCAGACGCCCATGCGGGGACATCCGGTATTCATTGCCCAGCACGCCACGGCAACCTGCTGCCGGGAATGCATTCGGAAGTGGCATAAGCTGCAGCCCGGGCGGGAATTGAGCGCGATTCAGCAGGAATACCTGGTGGATGTCATCATGACATGGATTGAGAAAGAACTGGAAGATAATATAAACAATATTAATGGAAGCGAGGACGATATACATGGTAAAGAAAATCATACATGA
- a CDS encoding DUF1295 domain-containing protein yields MQFLILFIVAMVISSIGFQKFVWFISLGYGFSIAGIGAAMLVLFSRQLTPVTVILCILCMIYGCRLGGYLLVREKRSASYQNTMKTEIKDGSDMNFFLKVVIWACCALLYCCETAPIFFRLKNQAGTDAAAIIGTIIMALGIVLESSADLIKNRYKKEHPKRFCDVGIFRLVRCPNYLGEVLIWTGVFVSGVTALHGSLQWIAALAGWICIVYIMFGGARRLELRQNKNYGDDPEYQQYVKTVPILLPFIPLYSVAKYKWLVG; encoded by the coding sequence ATGCAGTTTCTGATTTTATTTATTGTAGCTATGGTCATCAGTTCCATCGGCTTTCAAAAGTTTGTATGGTTCATTTCCCTGGGGTATGGATTTTCCATCGCTGGCATTGGTGCTGCCATGCTTGTTCTGTTTTCCAGACAACTCACCCCGGTGACGGTCATTTTGTGTATTTTATGTATGATCTACGGCTGCCGCCTGGGTGGGTATCTGCTCGTTCGTGAAAAGCGGAGTGCCTCGTATCAGAATACGATGAAAACCGAGATCAAGGATGGTTCCGACATGAACTTTTTCCTGAAAGTGGTGATCTGGGCCTGCTGTGCTCTGCTGTACTGCTGTGAGACTGCGCCCATCTTTTTCCGGCTGAAAAATCAGGCCGGCACAGACGCTGCTGCCATTATCGGCACGATCATCATGGCACTTGGCATTGTTCTGGAATCCAGCGCAGATCTTATAAAAAACAGATACAAAAAAGAGCATCCCAAGCGTTTCTGCGACGTAGGCATTTTTCGCCTTGTCCGCTGCCCCAACTATCTGGGCGAAGTACTGATCTGGACCGGCGTATTCGTCTCCGGCGTCACAGCACTTCACGGGTCATTGCAATGGATTGCGGCTCTGGCCGGATGGATCTGCATTGTCTATATCATGTTCGGCGGTGCCAGAAGACTGGAGCTTCGGCAGAACAAAAATTACGGAGATGACCCGGAATATCAGCAGTATGTGAAAACAGTTCCCATTCTGCTCCCCTTTATTCCATTATACAGCGTTGCAAAATATAAATGGTTGGTAGGTTAA
- a CDS encoding helicase associated domain-containing protein, which produces MTGTWEQHYAEAKAYYEQNGHLEVSCHSSLYVWLSEQRYARRGKRGTLTGEQIALLDNLGMRWESRMDVTWQWYYAHARTYYEVHGSLNIPVSYVTEDGCSLGRWLVRQRKAYRELLCYPSREKKHQMLLRREEIDLLEAIGMQWDVTGLGKHTSVPEMLIYHYVHVYFPDARKLSRGDFLGMEIDIYIPSIKTGIEYDGVAWHKSKSSLEEEKNAKCLEHGIQLFRIREQGLDPVRNCAYQLFVKPGNLQDLGQAIETVLLKLTGKRCCCNIEKAYEKIVSEKRAYSSYAWDQVYETLLIMYETEGAVNIREGMYDASGRNLYYWLAKQRKDYQQGHMSERHIKKAAADWHYTESTKRYMGKVL; this is translated from the coding sequence ATGACAGGAACATGGGAGCAGCACTATGCGGAGGCAAAGGCATATTATGAGCAAAACGGACATTTGGAAGTATCCTGTCACTCATCCTTATATGTGTGGTTATCTGAGCAGCGCTATGCCAGACGGGGAAAACGGGGGACGCTGACAGGGGAGCAGATTGCGCTTCTGGACAACCTGGGGATGCGTTGGGAAAGCCGCATGGATGTGACCTGGCAATGGTACTACGCGCATGCCAGAACGTATTATGAAGTACACGGTTCGTTGAATATACCGGTTTCCTATGTAACGGAGGATGGCTGCTCTCTGGGAAGATGGCTGGTGCGGCAGCGAAAAGCTTATCGGGAGCTGCTGTGTTATCCTTCCAGAGAGAAAAAGCACCAAATGTTGCTGCGCAGGGAAGAGATAGATCTTCTGGAAGCGATTGGAATGCAGTGGGACGTGACCGGTCTGGGGAAGCATACTTCTGTACCGGAAATGTTGATTTATCATTATGTACATGTTTATTTTCCAGATGCGCGAAAACTTTCCCGGGGAGATTTTCTTGGAATGGAAATAGATATTTATATTCCTTCCATAAAGACAGGAATCGAATATGATGGCGTGGCCTGGCATAAAAGTAAGAGTAGCCTGGAAGAAGAAAAGAATGCGAAGTGCCTGGAACATGGCATTCAACTGTTTCGGATTCGGGAACAAGGACTGGATCCGGTAAGAAACTGTGCGTATCAGTTATTTGTAAAACCGGGGAATTTGCAGGATCTTGGTCAGGCAATCGAGACGGTTCTTCTAAAACTGACTGGAAAACGATGCTGCTGCAATATCGAGAAAGCGTATGAAAAAATCGTATCAGAGAAACGGGCATATTCCAGTTATGCGTGGGATCAGGTTTATGAGACTTTGTTGATTATGTATGAGACAGAAGGTGCTGTAAACATCAGGGAAGGAATGTATGATGCTTCTGGCAGAAATCTTTATTACTGGCTGGCCAAACAAAGGAAGGATTATCAGCAGGGGCATATGTCGGAACGGCATATAAAAAAAGCTGCAGCAGATTGGCATTATACTGAATCCACAAAAAGATACATGGGAAAAGTATTATGA
- a CDS encoding WYL domain-containing protein, with protein MYVVSPWALTWNAENYYLVAYDATAGKIKHYRVDKMLHMSVLTTERQGKRAFEHFDLAVFAKKTFGMYGGADVEVTFRCVRHLAGVILDRFGQGVWMVPVDDEHFRARAVVAVSPQFFGWVTGLGAGIQIEGPASVREEYQAYLRQILEAYGEKKEQGR; from the coding sequence ATGTATGTGGTGAGTCCCTGGGCGCTGACATGGAATGCGGAGAATTACTATCTGGTGGCCTACGATGCGACCGCCGGGAAGATCAAGCATTACCGGGTAGATAAGATGCTGCACATGTCGGTGCTTACGACAGAACGTCAGGGAAAGCGTGCCTTTGAACACTTTGATCTGGCAGTATTTGCCAAGAAAACCTTCGGCATGTATGGCGGGGCAGATGTGGAAGTGACGTTTCGCTGTGTCCGCCATCTGGCGGGTGTGATCCTTGACCGTTTCGGGCAGGGGGTGTGGATGGTGCCTGTGGACGATGAACATTTCCGGGCGAGAGCGGTGGTGGCGGTGAGTCCGCAGTTCTTCGGCTGGGTTACCGGCCTGGGTGCGGGCATCCAGATCGAGGGGCCAGCTTCTGTGCGAGAAGAGTATCAGGCTTATCTGCGGCAGATTCTGGAGGCATACGGGGAAAAGAAAGAGCAGGGAAGATGA
- a CDS encoding MerR family transcriptional regulator, protein MEDQKLFQIGEVAKMFHVSMGTLRHYERSGLLTPEVIDERTGYRYYGIRQMEVLNTIRYLRVLDIPLPQIRDFLQNRDTQIMEDKLTKQKELIHQKIQELELIERKIDHRLQRLQDATHARLDEISLVTIPAGRIVWIRDSLRPHSYLDLEYSIRRLEENQKESLVFLGKVGVGISRENLENNAFHNYDLVFLLLDPEDSYEGTVETYPEQLCARVRFRGSHTEAPAQYEKLMEHIRQQGFRPAGFSREITLIDYGLTSDPENLSRRF, encoded by the coding sequence ATGGAAGACCAGAAATTATTTCAGATCGGAGAAGTGGCGAAAATGTTCCATGTCAGCATGGGAACGCTGCGGCATTACGAGCGCAGCGGCCTTCTGACGCCGGAGGTCATTGATGAGCGGACGGGCTACCGCTATTATGGTATCCGGCAGATGGAAGTGCTCAACACCATCCGTTACCTGCGTGTGCTGGACATCCCCCTGCCCCAGATCAGGGATTTTCTGCAAAACAGAGATACCCAGATCATGGAGGACAAACTGACAAAGCAAAAAGAGCTGATTCATCAGAAAATTCAGGAGCTGGAACTTATTGAGCGGAAAATCGACCACCGGCTGCAGCGGCTGCAGGATGCCACGCATGCCAGGCTGGATGAGATTTCGCTGGTAACCATTCCGGCCGGGCGGATCGTTTGGATCCGGGATTCACTGCGCCCCCATTCCTACCTGGATCTGGAATATTCTATCCGCAGGCTGGAAGAAAATCAAAAGGAATCCCTGGTTTTTCTTGGAAAGGTGGGTGTGGGCATCTCCCGGGAAAACCTGGAGAATAATGCGTTTCACAATTATGATCTGGTCTTTCTGCTGCTGGATCCGGAGGATAGTTACGAGGGCACGGTGGAAACCTATCCGGAGCAGCTGTGTGCCCGGGTGCGGTTTCGGGGCAGCCATACCGAGGCACCCGCGCAGTATGAAAAACTAATGGAGCATATTCGACAGCAGGGATTTCGCCCGGCGGGATTTTCCCGGGAAATCACACTGATCGATTATGGCCTTACCAGCGATCCGGAAAATTTGTCACGGAGATTTTGA
- a CDS encoding MATE family efflux transporter produces the protein MEKNLTSGSVFGNIVTFSLPYLFSYFLQTLYGMADLFIIGQFEGTASTTAVSIGSQVMHMLTVMIVGLAMGATVGIGRAIGGNQRKEAARMIGNTTVLFSGISVVLVGVLLLLVHPIVGLISTPQEAVAGTVSYLVICFLGIPFITAYNVLSSVFRGMGDSKSPMYFVAVACVTNIGLDYLFMGAFHMGPAGAALGTTLAQVVSVCIAFAAIRKKNLGIPMKKEDFKPQGKIMGQLLQVGIPVALQDGLIQVAFIIITIIANRRGLDTAAAVGIVEKMISFVFLVPSSLLSTVSALCAQNMGAGKYDRAKQTLGYAIVIAVCFGLFIGGVVQFAADGAVSLFSSDPEVIRLGGQYFWGYIWDCLFAGIHFSFSGYFCAYGKSVLSFIHNIIAIVCVRVPGVYLTSKLFPATLFPMGIATACGSLLSVIICLVAYAWLSKKDQKETVEV, from the coding sequence GATCTGTTTATCATCGGGCAGTTCGAGGGAACAGCCAGTACCACGGCGGTTTCCATCGGAAGCCAGGTCATGCATATGCTGACAGTGATGATCGTGGGGCTTGCCATGGGCGCTACCGTGGGCATCGGCCGGGCCATCGGCGGCAACCAGCGCAAGGAGGCCGCCCGGATGATCGGCAATACGACGGTGCTGTTTTCCGGGATTTCGGTGGTACTGGTCGGTGTGCTGCTCTTACTGGTGCACCCGATCGTGGGACTGATCTCCACGCCGCAGGAAGCTGTGGCGGGAACGGTTTCCTATCTGGTCATCTGTTTTCTGGGAATCCCGTTTATCACGGCGTATAACGTGTTAAGCTCCGTTTTCCGGGGCATGGGCGATTCCAAGAGTCCCATGTATTTCGTGGCGGTGGCCTGTGTGACCAACATCGGACTGGATTATCTGTTCATGGGGGCCTTTCACATGGGGCCTGCCGGGGCGGCGCTGGGCACCACACTGGCACAGGTGGTCAGCGTTTGCATCGCCTTTGCCGCCATTCGAAAGAAAAATCTGGGCATTCCCATGAAAAAAGAAGATTTTAAGCCCCAGGGAAAAATCATGGGGCAGCTTTTGCAGGTGGGCATCCCGGTGGCGCTGCAGGATGGCCTGATCCAGGTGGCATTTATCATCATCACCATCATCGCCAACCGCCGGGGACTGGACACTGCAGCTGCCGTGGGCATTGTGGAAAAAATGATCAGCTTCGTATTTCTGGTGCCGTCTTCCCTGCTGTCCACCGTGTCGGCGCTCTGTGCGCAGAATATGGGCGCCGGAAAATATGACCGGGCAAAACAGACGCTGGGCTATGCCATCGTCATTGCGGTGTGCTTTGGGCTGTTCATCGGCGGTGTGGTACAGTTTGCGGCCGACGGTGCGGTCAGTCTGTTCAGCAGTGACCCGGAGGTGATCCGTCTGGGCGGCCAGTATTTCTGGGGTTATATCTGGGACTGCCTCTTTGCCGGGATCCATTTCAGCTTCAGCGGGTATTTCTGCGCCTATGGAAAATCGGTGCTTTCCTTTATCCATAATATCATTGCCATCGTGTGCGTGCGGGTGCCGGGCGTGTATCTGACATCCAAGCTGTTTCCGGCGACCCTGTTCCCCATGGGCATCGCCACAGCCTGCGGATCGCTGTTGTCTGTGATCATCTGTCTGGTGGCGTATGCGTGGCTGAGTAAGAAGGATCAGAAAGAGACGGTGGAAGTCTAA